In the genome of Streptomyces collinus, one region contains:
- a CDS encoding putative baseplate assembly protein, which yields MTTGTTASRRTKVRAARLNGVDTVEADDTGLLLTVTFLGKAPHGLGPENIRIDGGRRVTGVTAVDVGVEREEDPELDDRLYVTLDRAGDTSRYRLSLVETDPYGRPGTEPYRGFDQRYHSAAFAFRADCPTPFDCKDEPDEEPSFPAAPVIDYTARDYDTIRKLLLDRLALTTPDWAERNPADLGVTLVELLAYTGDRISYQQDAVATEAYLDTARRRVSVRRHVRLIDYAMHDGCNARAYVTVRTADDRTLAPGTFRFASVDLRSLDPHDRPEPGTVIDETELGDLDERGSVEVFEPVVAADPLELRVAHNAIRLWTWGGEVCSLPRGATAATLRDAWTDPETCRERRLALRPGDVLVLEEVKGPRTGTPGDADPAHRQAVRLTSVTPGLDRIEDQPVLEVTWAAEDALRFPLRLTTLGGRDCLPVEDVTLGRGNVVLVDHGRTLTGLPETVTVPPVPAVTALCDPPAFGCPDREEGNAPARLINTLTDRTESGRALVPDDVRELFDVVGEAATDRAGLGLESAGQRHEQVVPGTAYAQAAALRTLLAQSVHPGIAPRFRPVLGRTPVTQAVPFPDPGTVAAGQAEQIAAIPGRVRQRLVELWRSARDRDGLGQEEIAELAVVYGLNVLERFELHRHPVRALRELLHRSDQLLDAKLRRVEVLAARARAGTVLDGHIAWEIAHAWGPAYATGLHPEETVLRGPATAALAQDPRRALPAVRLDGDGETWIPRRDLLDSGPRKRHFVGELEDDGRLALRFGDGRHGAKPTPGSRLELRYRLGGGTAGNVGAEAINHLVLQDECEAPDAVVRNPLPATGGTRPEPIEQVRQLAPLDLRRTRLRAVTAEDYAALAGALPGVQRAAAELRWTGSVQEAHVAIDAYGTASPSTGLLDSVAQALEAYRRIGHDLVVGPARLVPLDIGLTVCAKPGHQQGQILAELYRVLGSGRLPDGRLGFFHPDALTFGGPVRLSRLVAAAAAVPGVESVEVTRLRRLSGQDRGEREDGVLRLGPLEIATCDNDPDRPENGLLAISLGGAR from the coding sequence ATGACCACCGGCACCACCGCGTCCCGCCGCACCAAGGTGCGCGCCGCCCGGCTGAACGGCGTCGACACCGTCGAGGCCGACGACACCGGGCTGCTGCTCACCGTCACGTTCCTCGGCAAGGCCCCGCACGGCCTCGGCCCCGAGAACATCCGCATCGACGGCGGCCGCCGCGTCACCGGCGTCACCGCCGTCGACGTCGGCGTCGAGCGCGAGGAGGACCCGGAGCTCGACGACCGGCTCTACGTGACGCTCGACCGGGCCGGCGACACCTCCCGCTACCGGCTCTCGCTCGTCGAGACCGACCCCTACGGGCGGCCCGGCACCGAGCCGTACCGCGGCTTCGACCAGCGCTACCACAGCGCCGCGTTCGCCTTCCGGGCCGACTGCCCGACCCCCTTCGACTGCAAGGACGAACCGGACGAGGAGCCGTCCTTCCCGGCCGCGCCCGTCATCGACTACACGGCCCGCGACTACGACACCATCCGCAAGCTCCTGCTGGACCGGCTCGCGCTCACCACCCCCGACTGGGCCGAGCGCAACCCCGCCGACCTGGGCGTGACCCTCGTCGAACTGCTCGCCTACACCGGCGACCGGATCAGCTACCAGCAGGACGCCGTCGCCACCGAGGCCTACCTCGACACCGCTCGCCGCCGCGTCTCCGTACGCCGCCACGTGCGGCTCATCGACTACGCGATGCACGACGGCTGCAACGCCCGCGCGTACGTCACCGTCCGGACGGCCGACGACCGGACGCTCGCCCCGGGCACGTTCCGCTTCGCCTCCGTCGACCTGCGCAGCCTGGACCCGCACGACCGGCCCGAGCCCGGCACGGTGATCGACGAGACCGAGCTCGGAGACCTCGACGAGCGCGGTTCGGTGGAGGTCTTCGAACCGGTCGTCGCCGCCGACCCGCTGGAGCTGCGGGTCGCGCACAACGCGATCCGGCTGTGGACCTGGGGCGGCGAGGTGTGCTCGCTGCCCCGGGGCGCCACGGCGGCCACCCTGCGGGACGCCTGGACGGACCCGGAGACGTGCCGCGAGCGCCGGCTCGCGCTGCGACCGGGTGACGTGCTCGTCCTGGAGGAGGTGAAGGGCCCGCGCACCGGCACTCCGGGCGACGCCGACCCCGCGCACCGCCAGGCCGTCCGCCTCACCTCCGTCACCCCCGGCCTCGACCGGATCGAGGACCAGCCGGTCCTGGAGGTCACCTGGGCCGCCGAGGACGCGCTGCGCTTCCCGCTCCGCCTCACCACCCTTGGGGGCCGCGACTGCCTGCCCGTGGAGGACGTCACCCTCGGCCGCGGCAATGTCGTCCTCGTCGACCACGGCCGCACCCTGACCGGCCTGCCCGAGACGGTCACCGTGCCGCCCGTGCCCGCCGTGACCGCCCTTTGCGACCCTCCTGCCTTCGGCTGCCCCGACCGCGAGGAGGGCAATGCGCCCGCCCGTCTCATCAACACCCTGACGGACCGGACCGAGTCGGGCCGGGCCCTCGTACCCGACGACGTCCGCGAACTCTTCGACGTCGTCGGCGAGGCCGCGACCGACCGTGCCGGCCTCGGCCTGGAAAGCGCCGGGCAGCGCCACGAACAGGTCGTGCCCGGCACCGCGTACGCCCAGGCCGCCGCACTGCGCACCCTGCTCGCCCAGTCCGTCCACCCGGGCATCGCGCCCCGCTTCCGCCCGGTCCTCGGCCGCACGCCCGTCACCCAGGCGGTGCCCTTCCCCGACCCCGGCACCGTCGCCGCCGGGCAGGCCGAGCAGATCGCGGCCATACCGGGACGGGTGCGGCAGCGGCTCGTGGAACTGTGGCGCAGCGCCCGCGACCGGGACGGACTCGGCCAGGAGGAGATCGCCGAACTCGCCGTGGTCTACGGCCTGAACGTGCTGGAGCGGTTCGAACTGCACCGCCATCCGGTCCGTGCCCTGCGCGAACTGCTCCATCGCAGCGACCAGTTGCTCGACGCCAAGCTGCGCCGCGTCGAGGTCCTCGCGGCCCGGGCCCGGGCGGGAACCGTCCTCGACGGGCACATCGCCTGGGAGATCGCCCACGCCTGGGGCCCGGCCTACGCGACCGGACTCCACCCCGAGGAGACGGTGCTGCGCGGCCCCGCGACCGCCGCCCTCGCCCAGGACCCGCGCCGGGCGCTGCCCGCCGTACGCCTGGACGGCGACGGTGAGACCTGGATCCCGCGTCGCGACCTGCTCGACAGCGGGCCGCGCAAGCGGCACTTCGTCGGCGAACTGGAGGACGACGGCCGCCTCGCACTGCGCTTCGGGGACGGCCGGCACGGGGCGAAGCCCACGCCCGGCTCCCGACTGGAGCTGCGCTACCGGCTCGGCGGCGGCACCGCCGGCAACGTCGGCGCCGAGGCCATCAATCACCTGGTCCTACAGGACGAGTGCGAGGCACCGGACGCCGTCGTGCGCAACCCGCTGCCCGCCACCGGCGGCACCCGGCCCGAACCCATCGAGCAGGTACGCCAGTTGGCTCCGCTCGACCTGCGCCGCACCCGGCTGCGCGCGGTCACCGCCGAGGACTACGCCGCCCTCGCGGGCGCCCTGCCCGGCGTACAGCGGGCGGCGGCCGAGCTCCGCTGGACGGGCAGCGTCCAGGAGGCACACGTCGCGATCGACGCGTACGGCACCGCCTCCCCGTCAACCGGGCTGCTCGACTCGGTCGCCCAGGCGCTGGAGGCGTACCGGCGCATCGGCCACGACCTCGTCGTGGGCCCCGCGCGCCTGGTGCCGCTGGACATCGGGCTCACCGTGTGCGCGAAGCCCGGCCACCAGCAGGGGCAGATCCTCGCCGAGCTGTACCGCGTGCTGGGCAGCGGACGGCTGCCGGACGGACGGCTCGGCTTCTTCCACCCCGACGCGCTGACCTTCGGCGGGCCGGTCCGGCTCAGCCGCCTGGTCGCCGCCGCGGCGGCCGTGCCCGGAGTGGAGAGCGTCGAGGTCACCCGGTTGCGGCGGCTGTCCGGACAGGACCGGGGAGAGAGGGAGGACGGCGTGCTGCGGCTCGGCCCACTGGAGATCGCCACCTGCGACAACGACCCCGACCGGCCGGAGAACGGCCTGCTGGCGATATCCCTGGGAGGTGCCCGATGA
- a CDS encoding GPW/gp25 family protein translates to MSPDGRATGPRSDIAFPFRADRRGRTAHARHGEHVHDLIEQLLFTSPGERVMRPDFGCGLLDLVFAPSSPELISTLELSVQAALQRWLGDLIEVTALDIVSEDHSVRVYLSYAVRATGARRDDVFEGRAAA, encoded by the coding sequence ATGAGCCCCGACGGCCGGGCCACCGGGCCCCGCTCCGACATCGCGTTCCCGTTCCGCGCCGACCGCCGCGGACGCACCGCGCACGCCCGCCACGGCGAGCACGTCCACGACCTGATCGAACAGCTGCTGTTCACCAGCCCCGGCGAGCGCGTGATGCGCCCCGACTTCGGCTGCGGGCTGCTCGACCTGGTGTTCGCGCCCAGCAGCCCCGAGCTGATCAGCACGCTCGAACTGTCCGTGCAGGCCGCGCTGCAACGCTGGCTCGGCGACCTCATCGAGGTGACGGCCCTGGACATCGTCAGCGAGGACCACTCCGTCCGTGTGTACCTGTCGTACGCCGTCCGGGCCACCGGCGCCCGGCGCGACGACGTCTTCGAAGGGAGGGCCGCCGCATGA